The following proteins come from a genomic window of Rhodopirellula bahusiensis:
- a CDS encoding transglutaminase-like domain-containing protein gives MSSSLNPDDYLGHCEDIDASHPDIVECARKLAGASMEETAKNCFEFVRDAILHTGDEQRNPVTCRASDVLSQGIGYCYAKSHLLCALLRANQIPAGMCYQRLSVDGDGPPFCLHGLNAVHLPGHGWVRIDARGNKPGVNAQFDPPREQLAFATEMEGECDLPEIWPKPHPAVAERLRRHDDWLELAEDLPDVD, from the coding sequence ATGAGTTCATCTCTCAATCCAGACGACTACCTTGGGCATTGCGAGGACATTGATGCTAGCCATCCGGACATCGTTGAATGTGCACGCAAGCTGGCGGGGGCATCGATGGAGGAAACCGCGAAGAACTGTTTTGAGTTTGTGCGTGACGCGATCCTGCACACCGGAGATGAACAGCGCAACCCAGTGACATGCCGAGCGTCGGACGTGCTGTCGCAGGGGATTGGATACTGCTACGCCAAGAGTCATCTGCTTTGTGCTTTGTTGCGAGCCAACCAAATTCCCGCCGGGATGTGTTACCAGCGACTGTCGGTTGATGGCGATGGTCCACCGTTCTGCTTGCACGGTTTAAACGCCGTTCATTTGCCGGGGCATGGTTGGGTTCGGATCGACGCTCGTGGGAACAAACCCGGCGTGAACGCCCAGTTCGATCCGCCTCGCGAGCAACTGGCGTTTGCGACCGAAATGGAGGGCGAATGCGACCTTCCAGAGATTTGGCCAAAGCCACATCCGGCCGTGGCAGAGCGACTGAGGCGGCACGATGATTGGCTTGAACTGGCCGAAGATTTGCCCGATGTCGATTGA
- a CDS encoding HlyD family efflux transporter periplasmic adaptor subunit, with protein MNCLLNRMTRAAVAAFCVILGANSLLALDDAPKDKEAEKAAEPVKVQGTFEATRSWELNHGLDQFGELEIKKILPHGTDVKEGQTVVWFDTESIDKKLSAAEIDIRLARITAADEQFAFDQFVAAQKLDREDAERARQSAKQAYDNYLQVDRDRKIKSAEFDIKSSKASLENAAEELKQLQQMYDADDLTEESEEIVLKRAKRSVESAQFRLESTEIRSKRTMEQSIPAEDAQTEATWERAQMAYEKTLRNLDSAKKKRDIERRKAAEALAEREADFEELRQQRKAIVIKAPGGGILLYGELNRGALNAKPSPIKAGAKVSTDQVIATVVQPKKMRVRLTLSESDLAGIKTGDSCVIKPAIDPKAEVKGVVDSIATVPFMGAKFDATVKVVGQLPDAVKPTMTATVELTK; from the coding sequence ATGAATTGTTTGTTGAATCGAATGACTCGAGCCGCCGTCGCGGCATTCTGCGTGATCCTCGGGGCCAATTCGCTTCTCGCGTTGGACGACGCGCCGAAGGACAAAGAAGCAGAAAAGGCTGCTGAACCGGTCAAGGTGCAGGGGACATTCGAGGCGACTCGAAGTTGGGAATTGAACCACGGGTTGGATCAGTTTGGTGAACTCGAGATCAAGAAGATCCTGCCGCACGGAACCGACGTCAAAGAGGGCCAGACGGTCGTTTGGTTTGACACTGAATCCATCGACAAAAAACTTTCTGCCGCCGAGATCGATATCCGCTTGGCAAGAATCACCGCGGCGGATGAACAATTTGCGTTTGACCAATTCGTTGCTGCTCAGAAACTTGATCGCGAAGATGCGGAGCGTGCACGTCAGTCTGCCAAGCAGGCTTACGACAACTACTTGCAAGTCGACCGGGATCGAAAAATCAAAAGTGCTGAATTCGACATCAAATCGTCCAAGGCTTCGTTAGAAAACGCGGCGGAGGAATTGAAGCAGCTTCAGCAGATGTACGACGCCGATGACTTGACCGAAGAGTCCGAAGAGATCGTGCTCAAGCGTGCCAAGCGTTCGGTCGAGTCCGCTCAGTTTCGATTGGAAAGCACCGAGATCCGATCCAAACGAACGATGGAGCAATCCATTCCTGCCGAGGACGCTCAAACGGAGGCGACTTGGGAACGGGCTCAGATGGCTTATGAGAAAACCCTTCGCAACCTCGACAGTGCCAAGAAGAAACGCGACATCGAACGTCGAAAGGCCGCCGAAGCTTTGGCCGAAAGGGAAGCCGACTTCGAAGAGCTTCGCCAGCAACGAAAGGCGATCGTCATCAAAGCTCCTGGTGGCGGCATCTTGCTTTATGGAGAACTCAATCGTGGTGCTCTCAATGCAAAGCCCAGTCCGATCAAGGCGGGTGCGAAAGTTTCAACCGACCAGGTCATCGCTACCGTGGTCCAGCCCAAAAAGATGCGAGTTCGATTGACGTTGAGCGAATCGGATTTGGCGGGCATCAAGACAGGCGATTCATGCGTCATCAAGCCAGCGATTGATCCGAAGGCCGAAGTGAAAGGCGTCGTTGATTCGATTGCGACGGTGCCATTCATGGGAGCCAAGTTTGATGCGACCGTGAAGGTCGTTGGGCAATTGCCTGATGCGGTGAAGCCTACCATGACGGCAACCGTTGAACTGACGAAGTGA